DNA sequence from the Rhodospirillaceae bacterium genome:
ATGGATGTCATTCTTTTAGAAAGAATTGAAAACTTGGGTCAGATGGGCGAAGTCGTGAACGTCAAATCAGGCTTTGCACGCAATTACCTGCTGCCGCAAAAGAAAGCGCGCCGGGCAACCGAAGAGAACAAGAAATACTTCGAGACGCAACGCGCTCAGCTTGAGGCCGCGAACCTCGAAAAACGCTCCGAAGCGGAAAGCGTTGCCAAGCAAATGGGGGATATTTCCATTATCCTCATTCGCCAAGCAGGTGACGCTGGCCAGCTTTATGGCTCCGTTAACGCCCGCGATATAGCGACAGCAATGACCGATGCGGGCAACACCGTGACCCGCTCGCAAATTCGCCTTGCTGACCCCATTAAGGCGCTTGGCGTCTATAAGGTTCAGGTT
Encoded proteins:
- the rplI gene encoding 50S ribosomal protein L9 — its product is MDVILLERIENLGQMGEVVNVKSGFARNYLLPQKKARRATEENKKYFETQRAQLEAANLEKRSEAESVAKQMGDISIILIRQAGDAGQLYGSVNARDIATAMTDAGNTVTRSQIRLADPIKALGVYKVQVDLHPEVAIEITANVARTQEEADIQTKTGRAVLGEDEEEALNLQEAAHAEEVFDEGAAPENFDGEAEEPAEDAAETASAETDEAAEEPAVEEADDAGEEKDA